In Pagrus major chromosome 23, Pma_NU_1.0, the genomic window ATCATACAGTCGTTACTTACTGTctaacaaatgtattattttgaaaaatggcCAAACAAAAAGGTCTCATGTAGTCATCCATTAGGATCTGGCACTAGTGGAACTCCCTGAAACGTTTTACGTATTACACTGGTGAGAAGATTTTATTCACCCCCTCCAGACTGAGCGCCTACACACTAAGGTTTAAAACAATCACCCTGAAATGTATGTCTGCCACAAATTCTTACACCAGGACTATAATTTCACCAAATAATTTCAAATCTAGGACTGTTTGACGCTGAACAATGTACAATCACTCTAATGTCTTAACCATTCTTGagatgcaaaaacattttccaaaataattGTACCTTAAACCAAACTACATTATCACatgcttaaaaagaaaaacagtgaaaacagtaaCCGCAATATTGGGATTGAACAGTGTCACATTCAAAGTGATTGGTTTGTGATTGTATGATTGCAGGTTTCATTGAAGAAATGGAcaagaaaagcaagaaaaggGGCTGAAAGTGCAAGAAGTTGAGGACAACATATGTGACCAGGAGTTTGATgtgaacaacaaaagaaatccTGGTCTGCGTTTAGATGTACAGGTGAAGTAACCGTGGGACGAGGGGTGTTGGAATGACAGAAGATTGACAGAGGAGCAGACAAGGAGTGTGTGGACacagacagggaggaggagtggtGTGTTCAGCTCATCAGTAGAATATCACACTGGACTTTCCTCCAGGGGGGTTGAGGACCCTATTGTGAGAACGAGGCCTGGGTCCCAGATGAGGCTCATGTTTCTTCAGGTCAGCAGTCTCATCTCTCTGATCAGGAGGCGAGGAAGGAGAGGGCTCAGGCACCGGAGGGGCCGAGACCGCAGCGGGCTCTTCCTTGGCTGGCATGGGAGCTGGGGGGGCAGCTTCCTCCTTCACCTCAGGTTGGCTGATTTTGGGTTCAGGTGCTTGAAGacgaaaaagaaaagatattaCAAAAAGGGGAAAACTGTATCCAACAGGTGCAAAACTCAAAATGTAGCAGTGAGTAGAATATACTCAATATGACTCAATATAAAGAaaatctcttaaaaaaaaaaaaaattaagagcTCACATGGACTTTTTCCTTAATACCACAGACTCACCTGGTGGTTCAGGCTCAGGTCCCACACTTAGATTGTCCTGTAAGAAATTAAAGATAAGAGGTTTCTCACTGTgcaatcaataaaaatgacaaaacaggcTTTCTTCTTAGTGCTACTTGAAGAAGGCCAAAGCAGATGCTCAAAATAGTGCATCTTCCATGTTCATATCAAAGGCTTCTTGAAGTGAAAGTATTTCTGTCTTATTTGCATTGTCAGGCTACTCGCCTTGTCCACGTCTCTGACTTTACCTAGCTAAATAAAGggaaattaatgtttaaaatcacTACACCCAATAATATGGCTCAACACAACATTTTCCTCTATAATCAGACACTGTTTTATCACATGTGCTCTGTGTAAAGGATCAAACGAGTCATTGATAGCAAGTGACCATTACACATGCTGTGAGTTTGCAGCTCCAAAATCTCCCTTTGATGCAGATTAATTCagtttaacaaagaaaatgtactttttaaaatctaaattagataattcactctttttttttgcaattaatAAAGCTTATTTTAGTTTTCTCCCTGAACACAGGATACTATGGCCAGGGATAGCAACTTCTTTTATGTCATACCACCAGGCTTTGCAATGGTGTAGAGTTACAGACCAACATCATTTGAGCTTCTGTGACAAGAAATTGATCATTAATACTGTTGATATTGGTAAGATTTCCACAATCTGCCAACAACTAAAGCCTTCCAAATGAACACAATCACAGTAACATAACTGTAAAAAGCTTTTCCAAAATTTTTATAACGTTCATCTTTCCCAGACATGATAAACCTCTTAGTTTGTTTACATGCCCTTTAAGTAAACAGCTGTGTGGAATATTAACACTATCACCAACCTCTGCACGTTTAGAGAAAACTGTTAAATTATCTGATCGTTCCCTGGAATTTATTTGTGTCACTGCTGAGCTTGATGCAATAGAATCAGCAGTCCACAGCTCACAATGCTTTGGTTGCACTATTGACCTGTGGAGAAGACCAATTGATACGCTATGGCATGTGACACAGTGGCTGGGCTCTTTGAGTCTTACAGGATAAAATGAGGATCAAGTAGTAACTGGCGATGAGGCAACTAGCAGACTTTTGGACCCTTACTACCAAGTGGAAAGTAGACAATATGCTTTTAATTTGGGGTTGACAATTGCTTTAAAAGCTTACTAGCTGGTGTGTTTATTGTCAAGAGTCAGTGGtgatgagaaataaacaaaaaagtaaaagtccAAGTAAAGTCAAGGCAGAGTATAACATTCAGATGCATGGCCTACCTTTGGTTTATTTGGGTGGCCTCGACTTGGGCTTTGGCCAGGTGCACTTTCTGCAGACCCAAAAATGTCGCTGGTCAGTCCACCTGGAGGCATGGTTCTCTGTGCTTGAGTTGGAGGTGCAGGCTCCCCAAATATTCCGCTTGTCCTCCCACCTACATGAAGAGTTACAGAGATGTATGTTAAGCTTTGCTGCATAGCCACAGTGCCATAATGACATTCATCTCTGAATGTTTCTAAGGCAGTCAGGGTGACCCAGCAGTTTCCATTTGTCAACACTAGAAAACATACTTGCCTCTACCACCCACTCCACAAAATCTAGAGGTGGATTACATTCAGGTGCATAAAAGAATCAGTGTTTATACTGGAATTATCACATGAAGGTAACAGTTTTCACACCTTGGACATTGACAGATGCTTCAAATGGCCTGCCTATGCACATACAGAACATTAGCGCTGGGAATTTGTTCTGACCTGGTGGATTGGAGCGTTTGGGTACAGTCTCGGGCTGCTCTGGTGGAGCAAAAACTTTAGAGGCCATCTTATGAGGTCTTCTCGATGCTGCAGAATCCTCTTCATAGCCACCGAACAGATTACTGGAGCCACCTCCAGGAGGCTGCAACACCCTGCAGAATATGGAAGAATATAGTACCACTTGAACAGGATCCTATCCAACTAATTTGTCCAAGTCTTGTTTAGATCAACTATCTTGTGCAAGTGTGACTTTTTATTCCATGCTATATTCAAGAGTGACACTAATGTTTTCACGATGTCTTTGAGTCATGGAGGCTAATGTTTACTGATTACAGAAAGATGTCATATTTTTGCACTCTGACAAAGAAGACAAGTCGAATACAAAAGATAACATGGCTATAAATATGTTACAGTACAGACGACAGCTTAACCCAGCGCAGCTAAATAACAGGTTATTTGATTACACACTGGCAATGGCGCCATACGTCTGAGAAGTCTTTAGCTTGTTAAGACGACGTTATACTTTCTCACGTTTCAAAGAACCGCAGCGTACGTAAACTCGAGTATTTTGAACCAAGAACTGACGCTTTCGAGTGCGGAAGCTGAACCTCCTTCAACAAGAACAATGTGGTCACAACGCCGATGTTGGCGAGTACAAAGAACAGCAGCCTGAAGTGTCTTTCACACTTCCGCAGGCGCAGCAAGACAGACAACGCCTGGTCTGTTAGCTTAAAAGCTAATTCTTGACTCTTAAGTTCGCTAACGCAAGACAACTCAAACCAAGCTAGCTCAAGATGAACGACCACACAGATATTTGGCTCAACTTAGTCATTACATCGCGGCTGTTGATGTTAACTTTAAAGGCAATAGCAAAAAAAGTGAAGCTTCGAACAGCTATCATATAACCTACACATAACTGACTAGCTGACCGGCCGACTACTACACTCAAAATAAGACACCGTAGGCCCTTTCTTTCACAGACAACAAAGCTACACGGCTATATATTCTTCACCTTGAGCTTGGTTTTGAACCAGTCTCCAACCCCTGAAACATGTTCGTCGAAGTCATagtggttttattttgagcCTTCAAGTTTCCGAAGACAACTTCGTCAATTTGCCAACTGGACGACCAGCAAGTTCCCCTATCTGCGTGTGCCCAACCAAACTCCGGAGTGAAGAATTTCAGTCCACCCAACTGTGACACAGAGGAATATAACTGGTCCACTGCCAAGCTGCCGAGAGGTGCGGGTGCGCTCGTTTCATGTCACACGGCATCCCTCCAGCAAAGATGGACCAAGTTGTCCACTGTTTTGGTGTCTTTTGAGACAGAACTGCTCTTTAGTCAGAACAGAACTGGGGCTACTTCCTTTCGTCTTTCATCTGATTTGTACAGCTGTAAAAGACATTTATCCCTTTTTCACGTTTTTATAGATTTAAGGCAGAAACTCCGCCCTGGTGGTCTGTCAAATAGAATTGAAACAACCGAACGCGTGAACTTATCTTGATATGTGGCGCTTGTTTTTCTCACCGAGGCGCCTCGCCTAGGCAAATGCAGACGTTTGCTGAGTCTGAGATAGAAGCTAAAATAAAGTACAGATGCTATTAAATCAAAATTCCGTTGTGCAACATTTTGTTGTAGCTGGCGCGTTGCAATCATGGTTTCAGTAATGTTTTGTTGCCTGCTGTAAATGTCAGTTTTTGGTTCTACTTAGCCGGGTCACTATCGGCGTACGCCAGGATAAAAATTCAAGCGCAACCTCTGAATTCCGCCTCTTGATTTGATCTTTAAAATGCCAATCATTTCTTTGGGCGTAACTTTTTTTCAGAGCGCCAAAAAACTCCGTTGCTATGATCCAATCTCGTTGAAATAACGCTTGATTGCAGAGCAAAAGGGTTGGATTAGTGTAGAGTCAAACTGGCTGTgaagattaaaaatatatatcgGCAAATGTATACGGCATGACAGGAAGAGAAAGGCGATTGGTCATTTGCAGGGCTTGTCTCCCTAACAATTGGCGGTGCGCCCTGTCAATCAAATTTTAACCGTCGTCCTCATGTAtttctgaccaatcagaggattTGTTTTCGAGTTCTAGTGGGCGTGCCTACGCGCGTGGACAATCGAGCCGCAGGAACTGTCATCGGTAACAAGCTGGACGGCTGCCGTCTGCTAGCAATGCTAGCCCGTGTCTCGATTGGGAATACCACCAACAGGCTTCCACTTTAGGTAATTCTTACACTTTGATAGCGTTAACCATCCAACAGCACGTTTGAGGGTCTGTATAAGACATTCGTTATGTTGCAAACAGGTTTTATTTTAACGTTATTGCTATTTTGACTGCCGTAgagttaacgttagctagccaaAAACAGCAGCCATGCTAGGTACCACGTTATGTATGGATGCGACTCTTGTATACATGTAATACAGCTTCCTACAACAAAGTTAACAAGCACAGTTAATATAAATAACTTCAGGTATTATGTTATTGCACTTCTAAAGTAACGTCAGCCtttgagtaaaatgtgaaatcagTTGTTAGACTACAGTGGTCACTTGGCTGCTAGGGCTGTAAGATTTCAGGGGAAATGTCAAGTAACTCTGTGACCTGGGTTTCAGTGTGTTGCTGTTGAATTTGAGATTTACCTGAAATTAATCTGAAACGACCTTTTGTCGCTAAATTTAAGTTAAATTATAGTTGCATCCATCTGTGGACTCTACAATTACTTGAAGTTGTAAGATTCCAGGGAGCGAAAGTCAATATTTATTAACTTTTACTATTAGTTTCGGACTCTCCATTGTTTTAGATCATTTATACTTTGTGGCTCATGGGATGTCTCTGAGATTTAGCGGATAGGTGACATAAAACAGGAGTGTGTCGGAATGTAGACGGGGGTATTCCTTGTCATCTGGAGCCTCAAGCTACTCATATCAGATCAATCTTTCTTTGTTTAGCTTTCTGTCGCTGTCACTTTGCACCACCATTCTTCTGCTTACTCAGaaataaatgctgaaaaataATCGAGGAAACAGAATATTATAAATAAACTGATGTGTACACGTTATCACACTATTTCATAAATACAGTGTAATGCACAAGGTCTTGATCTGCACTGGCTCACATAGCCTGGTGCAGATTTTGACGTACGATCAAGCTAATGTATGAGGCTGAAGTAATGTAGGCAAATAGAGTATTGTCAAAAAGCCTCGCCATAGCAGGATATAAGCTATAAAAGAAATAGTTTTACAGACATCATTTCTGCTGGCGATGGTGACGTAGTGACAAGCAAAGTCCACTTGCACACACGTTAATAAAACTATCTACGCTTATCAATTCAGATGAGCCCACCTGGCACGGGCTACAGACAATTCTTCTTCAGTGCATGTAGTAAATGTCTCTTATTTGCAAGTGGCTTGTATAGTTTTATTTCTTGTTGCAAAGAAACGTTGAGTAATGTTGTTGCTGATAGAAAACAGTTGAACTGCGCAGAGAGTTCAGCTCAGTCGAAGCAAGAGCAAGGAGAGGGCAGAAAGCGGAGAGATCGGTCTAGGTTTTATTATGCTCAATTTGATCAGTATTTGCCAATCTAACCGGTCGGACTCATGGTGAAGAGAAAGAAGACGTCGCCTACTACCGAAGAGCACGAAAATGGGTAAAATTATGTTtgaaataaacactttatttagAGGTCGAATGCACCGAGGGGTTTCGTTGTCGTTTCTGCAGGGCGCTAAACTGAAAAGCGCTCGCATTTGAATGTAGTTTAAATTAAACCCAAAATATGGCCCATTTGAGCCGAAAGATACTTGTAAAAACACTGCCGGCAGTTCCTAAACTATTTTggttgttgattatattttatcTCAATACGTTAAATGCATATATTTGGTGTTGTTTTGTCGGGACTGGAGAGGGGATTTGAAACAAACAGCGGCGGCCATGTTGAGAGACAGTGAACGTCGTCTTTAGAAGTTAATTTTGCACATCGCTTTGCTCCAAATGTGACATATTTTCCCTGAATGTGTTCTGGCAGCATGACACCGGGCTCCAGGGAGGGGATCGGTGTCGATGGGAGGAGGAATCCGTCCAGAAAGCCCGAAGGTTGCGACGAGGAGGAGAGCGGAGAGCAGGCGAGCGAGGAGCGCAGTACAAAGGGAGACGACGGAGTGGAAATTCTTAATCCATCAGCCACGGGTCTCAGCCCCGGTTCAGCTCCCGTCCTCCCAGCCTCTCCCCCGAACCGAACCGGGCTAGGCTCAACCCAGCATCCCCACACCTCGGCGGAGCCCGCCCCTCCGTGTCACGACCAGCATCATTTTCTCCGATCAAGCGTTCGACCTCCGAGCAAACGGATCCGGAAGGATTCAATCGGCTCCACCATCAATGGCCATGGCGGGGCAAAATCGAAAGGTACTGTAGGTGACCAGCTCAGAGAAAAGTGTGCATAGGTGTGATTAGCAGGGGGTCTGCTCTCAGTTGTGTACAGTTTGTTTATCAGTGATTGCTACactggttgtgtttttgttgctgtgtgCTCCCCTCGGGACACTGGTTGTACTCCGTGTAGATTTGCGGCTGCTCCAGCATAAGTTGCAACACCATCCTGTGTGAAACCATTTATGTAAAAAAGAAGGAGAGTCCCTGGCCACAACTTGGATATCAATTAGGATGTCATCTGACTATTTTCAGTTACAGTTTCGTGGAAACTTGccgttttggctttaaaaacacAGGGCTGTTATGACTGTCCTTATCAAGTGAGTGTAGGAATAAACAATCACAGGGTAGAGACTGAAGTGTTTCTGCATGGGACTGACAATAGGACAAGGAGATATTATTATAGAGAGTTGTTcttaacacattttgtttttattaattaaatatttcattgaTAAGAAAAAAGAGCAGGATCACCTTGTTGTCCTCAGCTAATGCCATTGATCCACTAATCAAACAAATtggtgaaaacacattttgtgtttttgtcatttcagaataaaaagtTATGTGATTATGCACAATTTATCTGTCCATGTCATCacaaaaaataatgatgcaACAAACATCTTAAATGCCTTGGTGATGCTTTCTCATTTTAGCAAATATCAGACACTTTCAGTTTCTTTACTGactaataaacacacagacagatttaTCATTGAATAATTATGAACACTAATGGACGACTGGCCTGATTCAATGTAAATGAGGCATCGCCTCCTGGGTCTCCATACTACCAATCTGGCAAGAGTCAAAGAAGCATGAACCAGGAGCATTAATATCTAGTATGTTTCAAACTGAGAGCTACTGAGCTACTTTGGGATTCTGTTATTGTAGTGCTACACCATCAATCAGACACCTGTATCTTCCTTATCAAATTAAGATAATccttatgtttttattaaagattTAGTGAGGGGTTATTACTgatttgtttcagtgtgtatAATTATGGTGCTCTGCAATGAGAATAGGACGGTTTCTcccataaaaataataatttgtaaaTGAACTGGACTGGATctgacacaattaaacatttgtaATATATTGATGAATACGTTTGCTCTCACAGGTATGCCTGGTGGAtttctattgttgtttttactggaaagagaaaaagactgaTTGTTTCATCTAATTTATATTTAGATAGCTCAAGTGTCGACCAATGAAGCCCTGCTTATTTTGCTATGATGCTATATTGGTCCACATCTTTTTTGAAAGAGACACTTCTAGGTTGGTGCCTATCAACCACACAGATTTACATTTGTAAATTAATACCCTTACTGGCTGGAAATCTACAGTTGTCTTAACATTGAGCAGCGCTGCGGCAGTAACCGCCTCTGTGCTTGTCTTAATGCCTCCTGGCATTGTGCTCTGTGCCGGGGTAAACTTGGCCATTTGGAGCCCACCACGAGTTGGTTTTGGATCTGTGTGCTTTGGACCTGGCTGTAGGGACTGATTGCTTTTCCTGCCTGCTTGCCAGAGCAGAGCCACAGAGGGGGAAGCTGTGCAGGTTTTGCAGCGTAATAGCAGTGGGTGTGTggctttgtgtgcatgtattttAACATCTCCCAAACCATGCACCTCACAActacagttgtatttttatttcatgctgGCTGTGGAAAACAACCAGAATGGTCCACCAAAAAATTCGGCTCAATCCtaacatttttttactcttatatttcagttttgtcttttctcttaaTTTTTCATGACTGATGGATTTGTGGGCTCCCTTTCTCAATGCAACACAGGGGCAGAGAATGGCTCTTCCTCCCAGGGGACAGTGGGACAGTCGGGGCCTGTGGCTGGCTCCACAGGGGGAGTGTCGAAGACCTCCAAGAGCCAAGGGTCTGCTGAGAAGGAGGAGCAAGCTGGTAACCAGAAGAGGGCCCGTCGGCAGTGGGAGTCTTGGAGCGCAGAggacaaaaacagcttttttgaGGGGCTCTACGAGGTAAAAACCAGAAAGAGTGCCCTAGCTTAAAATTGGGCACTAACTTCAACTTCAAGTCTTGGCATGCATGTTTGCGTTATGTATCATAGGGCACTTAAAACCTAGTTAAATGTCTCACATGTCTGTGTCTTTTGGCATCATCTCAACTACTTGGATGTCCAGCATGGGAAGGATTTTGAGGCTATCCAGAACAACATTGCAATGAAGTACAAGAAGAGAGGCAAACCAGCCAACATGGTGAAGAACAAGGAGCAGGTCCGCCACTTTTACTACCGGACCTGGCACAAGATCTCCAAACACATTGACTTTGCCAACGGTAAGCTGCCCTATATTCTTGCCAACCCAAAACAGGAGGGACCTCACTGAGTCTCAGTGAAGATGGAGGGTagaacagtatttttttttttttttttacaatgataATGTGCAGCACATCATATCTTGTCTCAATTACCCTGTTATGTCCGTTACAGCTGTCAGATTCGGTATGTAATGACAGGACGGCAAATTTGGTTAAATTTCTTTTTATCTAGTCTAATATCTTCCAGAtcaacttttttaaaagttcCCACACTGAGGTTTAGAAAGCACTTTATTGAGCACGGACTCTTTGTCCCAAAACATATGTCCAAAAACCTCTCCAGATAAGCCAAAGGCCCGTTCCACTCCAAAAGGCCCTGAGTGTCACTCTTGTGTTATCTTTACGTAGCACACATTTCTCCTGCGTTGCTGGTTACAGCAGTGTTGTGACTTGTGCCACCTCTCCTTCTCAGTGTACTCCAGAGTGCTGAAGAAATCCTCTCAAGAACTGTACGGTCTCATCTGCTACGCTGAGCTGCGCAAAAAAGTTGGAGGATGTAAGTCAAGGCTGTACATGTGTTTGAATGGATGCctgttttaaagttgttttgtgtgcgagtgtttttctgctgttagTTTGGGACACAAGGGATGTGATTAAACACTGCATGCTCCCTGTGCTGAGGGACAGCTGCTCCTGAGGGACGTTGTTGTAAACGTCTCTCtggctttgtgttttgtctttggcAGTAATGGATGACAAGAATGTGGCGAAGCTCAACGAACTCATCCAGCAAGGGTAAGTCAGGACTAGACTTCAAAAACTGCATAGCCAACTATGTTTACAATCACACATCTGGGGTTTAAAGGTGTTCTGTATCAcatccacaaaaacacagataaactTTTGGCCTATCACTAAACCAGTcgtcaaatgtttttgttattgtctaCCACCCATACAATTGATCAGTtaaatctgtgtttatgtgactTATTAAAATACTTCTGCAGAGTAACGATGAGCCTCTATAGAAAGGTGTAATATGATCCAGAAAGATTCCCCTTAAAAAGAATTTCCTGCTCTACTGTTTTTCTGACCAGGGCCACCACCGTACGCTCCAAAGGAAGGAACCTGCGAATCAAAGCGCCCATGTGCCGTGCACTGAAGAAACTTTGTGACCCAGATGGTGAGCATGTGCCTGCACAGACGCCCAACATGTACAGTACttaccaaataaacaaacatcagtGCTGAAAATATAAACCATGATGATGGTGAGGCACAGGGTCTGTGGGGGCGGGGTTTTTGGCAATAACAATGGCGTGTGCGCTAGTTTCCATGGTAACTCTGTGGGAGcaaagtgaggaggaggagcaggagggagatGATGGAGATGACTGATCAGACCGGCTGTAATCTAGCTCCCTTGTTCAATAACACTCACTCACCAAACTTAGAGAAAACACTTGCTTTAACCCGAGATGGAAAATTAGAATCCCATTGCTACATCTGCCatctttgtctgtttcctctTCAGTCCCAGGCTATGTTCACACTACCAGCctaaattaatttcttttttcagattGATTTTTGGCAGACTGGatagcaaaaaaacacacaaaatgagaTTTTTGCATATCAGATCCAAACCATATTTGGAGGTGGTTTAAATTAGAGATGATTGATCTTGCTTCCATGTTTGAAAGCTGTGTCACCAATGTACAGAGTTATTCCTAGTTTCTAGGAGAACATACTCAACTCTTCAGCAATTGCAGCTGTTTTGTACCGTTATCGTAGTACTTTTGTTACTCTTTAGGTTCAATGAACTTTTCAATTTAAGAGCGCTtagttgttgttatttataaAGTCTCATTTAGTTTTCGTGTCCCTGCAGGAGTGAGTGATGAGGAGGACCAGAAGCCAGTGCGTCTACCCTTGAAGGTGGCAGTGGAGCTCCAACCACGCAGTAACCACTCCTGGGCCCGCGTTCAGAGTCTAGCCCACAACCCTCGTCTCAGgtcaggcaaaaaaaaaaacttttcgAAAGCATATCATATGATAAGAATTTCTTGATATAATACTGCAAGAGAATCCATATGCAGCAATATCATAACTgcttaaaatctaaaaaatatcattttttgcCAGTGTTTTACAGGATCAACTTTCCAACAGTATAGCTCAATAATGCAGTACACTTTGACAAATTAATTTTAGTTTTCAGATGTTGGAGTTTGCTTACTGTGCGCATCATCAAGAAGTTTTGAAAATGGTGTCTGTGTTTAACTGAAGCACAACTAGACTTTAACAAGACTGACTCAGTATATTTTTATCCATATTTCGAAGCAAAAAATCTGTGCTTTGGAAAA contains:
- the jpt2 gene encoding jupiter microtubule associated homolog 2, which produces MTSTNMFQGLETGSKPSSRVLQPPGGGSSNLFGGYEEDSAASRRPHKMASKVFAPPEQPETVPKRSNPPGGRTSGIFGEPAPPTQAQRTMPPGGLTSDIFGSAESAPGQSPSRGHPNKPKDNLSVGPEPEPPAPEPKISQPEVKEEAAPPAPMPAKEEPAAVSAPPVPEPSPSSPPDQRDETADLKKHEPHLGPRPRSHNRVLNPPGGKSSVIFY